In Falco naumanni isolate bFalNau1 chromosome 15, bFalNau1.pat, whole genome shotgun sequence, the DNA window TGATCAAGAGGAAAGATAGTGACAGCTAATTTGACAGGACAAAGTCTGgctctctgctgtgtttctaCTTTACTTTCTATCTTTCTTGCTCCCTTTGCAGGCATTTCTGGAAGAGTTTTTTATCCTCCTACCATCTCCTCTCCACCCCTATCCAGCTGATTTTTCCTCcatcatttttcctgtttagtTTATGTCCCTTTGTTATTTACTAAGCATTCTGCTGTGAATCTTGAAATTAATTACTGACTTCTCTATGGTGAATTTTGTCTTTGTGGAGTAAATCACTATTAAACAAATAGTTATTTATCTGGTATCTGTATCCACTAGTTGGTAAACATCCACCAATAATATCTATAAACATTTTCAACTGTTGCATACAACTTTAGAAGCTGGGCTGAAATAGATTAAATAGGACATAAATTTATAAACTCCTCAAAGGTAAACACATTATGGAATTTGTGGTGAACTTTCCATTTGACTGTAGCTATAGGGATATGCTGAGATACTGACTTACTTCAGGTAAGCCAGAGGTAAAGAAACCCTACAAAATTACCACAGGCTTTTTAATCATGTTAAAAATCAGGTAAAAGGAATATTGATTCCAACCTTAGCAAAGGTTGATAATTTTGAACAAGAATTGGAGATATTTGGGGACATTTTGctcctttattttaattcaggAGCTAAAGAGAATTCAGAATCATGcctattttacaaatatattaagTGTTggaagataaaattaattataacaCATTACAGTGGTGCATTGAACAGTTGCATCTTACACAGTATTTAGGCAAACAGGGATTCAGATTTTGTCCTGTGGCATGTATATACACTAGTAAAAGAAAAGAGGTGTAGTATAATGTGCCCAAAGATGTTACTGCTTTTGAATCCTCAAGAAAAGTCCTAAGAAAGAATGGCCTTCACATGGATGCATAAGTAGTCAAAAATACTACTACAATTAAATACCAGTAGCCACAAATTTATTGCATACTTTAGAAAATTTTGCACAACTATAAGATAAAAAGTAGGAATTAGCCCCCTAACagcaatatatttaaatacttgaaTGAAATTCCTTCGCACAAGAGAGGAACCGCTATTTATAACATAAAGGCAAATCTCTATTGCGAGGctaagaacagcaaaaaataaccagcacattttacttaattttcaaatgtcagGTGTTAAATGGGGAAAATTTGCATGTGGCCAAACGAGCTGTGGTTTGGCCCCACTCTTTTGTGCCAATTGGGTGTACTGCCTGCCATGTGGAGAGAGAGGTGAATGACCAGTGATATTGTGCCCAGAAAAGGGATCCAGCCTCTCTACTTGTGCTGTCAGGCAGGTGTTACTGCCTGAATTATAAAGCCTTTTTCTGATCCTGCAGGAGAGAAGGCTTTTGCAAGTCTTATTAAGGCATTGCATAGTAGAAGTATGATCTAGTCCCACGTTGGTTTCTTCTACGGGAATGTTCCAAATGACATCTAATATTTAACCATAATTgagacatttaaaagcaaacatgttTAGACTAACTGATGTTTTAGAACAGTTACTTCCCCCATTTTCTAACAGTGTATCACTTTTTACTCcatgcagtttaaaaattaacatcagatttttctgtttcatttggcTTTGTTAACCCATAGGTAAAACTCTTCGTCACAGATCCATCATATTAAACTCTATAAGGGCCATGGCCATTTTTCACAGGAGCTCCCATAATCCCAAAGTCCCTCTTAAGTACTGGAACTGAAAGGATTCCTACACCTTATATTGGCACATGTCACCATACAGCAATCTTTTGTAAACTTCCAATAAATTCACTAGAGTTCTGTATTCAAGTAAGTACTATTCTACCATGGAGATGCAAAGTACAGAATAGGAGGTGAATTCCAGCAACCTGAACATCAGGCTGAAATAATATGCCAAAATATGATACAATATAGATCAAAACATGATATATATTCCTGTACATAATGAGAGCACTCACTAAACATAACATTTTAGCATctgaatagaaaataaattaataaagaaaacttctgtttcagGAAAGAGTGAGTACAATGCAGGAAATGGGTATTTTTAACTCACCACTGTCTAAGTGGGAGGGGTTACTAACAAGCAAAACCGAATGTTAATATCCCAAAACATGGCCATGGTCATTTGTGCATGTAATTATGGGATCAGAAATTCACAAATATATCTTTTAGCAGTATGGCAGGCTTCATCCACCCACTTGCCTTGAgatgactgagaaaaaaagacacagtttTCACGCTTCCCCCCATTTGGCTGGGCACGATCCCAGTTGAAGTACTGTAGAGCCATACCATTGACATCAACAAATTTCCCTTCGTTTATCATGTCAGTGACACCCAACCAAAACTCAGACACTCTAGGCATGCTTTTCTTGCCATAATCTCGAAGGGTGTTTGTTTCATCGTTATTCCTTGGGATTGCCAGTGTCCCTCCCTTGGCTATGCAGTCTTCGTTGGCTTCATGAAAATGTTTGGTACCCTCTGATATAAGGTAGCACTTCTTATGGGCCTTTGTCCCACGAAGACAGACTGTGAATAGATAGGTATTGGTTTGCATGTTCAGTAAAAGCTTGGCTTATACGTTTGaataatgttttctaaaatgatAATTTTCTAAAAGTATATTGGGAATTAAGCAGACAAGTCCCTCAGCTCTTGCCTCCACATGGTGGACCTGAAAGCGGCAGCAAGATCAGACTTACCTGTTATTCCTCCTGTTCATGAAGAAACTTTTACACAGCCAGCATGTTAGTGTGGCTTTGGGATCCCAGCCTGAACAGACTGTTCACAGACACTCTGCAAGGCATCTGGGGCTACAAGGGACAGCCAAGAGCAGAGCATGCTCTTATAGCTGCTCCAGAGAAAAGACGCTTCTGAGGAACAACAAACATAGCTGTGATCTTAACACTACAAAGTGCTTTGGAGAACAGTTCCTGTGTTTATGCTGATAAACCATAGGCATGATCTTGAGCCCTAGATTCCCTCCAGTAATGTAATTCTCtcaaggattattttttttttatgttgttgttcCAGAATGCTAAAATATAGCCCAGGCCTGTTGTCAGCATatcttttgccttctttttagCAAATAGTCCTGCTTTCATGCCTTTTTGCCATATTTGTTCAGTCTTTAAACTGATGGTATGAGGTATCGATGTTTGTATTGTTGGCAGATGTGAGTTTGTCATCAGGAAATCTATACTTGGCTTTCTAGTAATGAGACATATCTAAAAGTCTTTCATATTTATGATATTTAAGTGCCAAAGAAAGGTGGTTTTATGTATTAAATAAGCCTAGTTCCTAGGAAACAAAGGCAGGACAGAAAAGTGCCATTTTAAACGTGTCCTGTTCACCaaatattgatttaaaattCATAATACAAATCTTTCTGGATGATTTATAGAAGTATATTTCTACCTGCAGAAGAGTACACATTCACCTCTCTAGTTCTTAATTGCCGGTCTTTCCAGCAAAGTCTATCCCTTCAAACTCTAAATTCAAATGAGGTGAAGTGACTTAAATCTGTAAACACTTCTAAAAAGCGTACACTTAGTACTGAGCTTGCATGACAATCTGAACCAAACAATCtaaacatttgcatttataaatctgtttgcttttagTTCTACTGGAACATATCAGGGAAATCCTGATGTAAAGTCCAAATGTATTGGAACATTATTTTGGCATATGCTCTGTAACTGAAATTGCCTTGCAGAACTGTTGTCAAGAGTTCTTCCAGCCCAAGGTCTGTGTGGGCAGGCTTGCAGGGGTGAATATTTGAACTTTGCTTTCCAGCTCTCCTAATGCAGATGTGTGAAAAACTGTTTCTCTcaagaaaagcacaagaaaagaaCCCTCCTCAAAGGAGTGTTCCTTCTGAGCTAAGGAAGGTAGCAAAGGCCGTGAATGAACTCctgtaacaattatttttagaatCCTGCATGTGACTCCTTCCAGATAATTTCATGTATTGCTTAAACTCATCTTCTCCTTACATTAGAAATATGTCATGAAACAGTATGAACATCTTCTGTCCTGATGTTTTCTATAATCTGTTTCTAATTCCTGTCATCtgttcttgtaaaaaaaaaaatatgtatctgaTCAACAGGATATGGAAATCCACTTTGGACCGTATCTTATATGCCTCAGTTTTTTAGTATTTCCATTTGTAGTATTCATTGCATTCCTTAGCTGCATTTTCAGGGTCATAATTTTATATTAGGGCTTATCCTTcaaatttaaacatttcaatCTACTAATggccaaagaaaagaaatgaacatATTTCCTAAATGTTCAATTATTTAACAAAATTATATTCATGGGAAAGGTCAGAGAGACCTTGTGTACTTCTACAACGCTACAATAATGATGGAGATGAGCCCTCTTCAGGGAGAAAGTATGTGCTGCTAAATGCATTGCATGTGGCAATATTTCACAGTATGTAGAGAGGAGACCTAGGAAATTcaagcaaaataagaaatcagATTGTGATGTTGGTCTTGGAAGTGTCCATAAGCTAAAAAAGCAGCTCCTTTTCAAGTATCATAAGGCCATTTATTAATTCAGTCAGAGCTAGAGGGACAATAGATCTCTTTTTGCCAAATCTGGAATCCAGTTGAACAGTGTGGTTCTGAATTTAGAATATAGCTCAAAATAAGTTTTGAGGATAGAAAATCTCCTgggtttggtttcatttctaAGCCACTGCATGCTTACTCTCAAGCTCCTTCTGGAAGCAATACAAGGATTACTTTCAAACAACAGTTACTTGTCGAGCACAGGCTCCCTCTTTTAAGACACTTCTAAAGTAGTCTTATAAGGaatttaacacaaaaatattttgtaaagcTCAAAAAGCTCTGTGTAACCCAAGACTTAAACCAGGACAACCCAGATATTACCATCCCTAAGGAAAATATGTTCTGTTTCATGTGAATGATGTAATTTCCTCTATAGTGTCCTCTTGTACATATTTAAATGCCAAGTTTTGTGtcaacagctgtgaaaaagcaCAACTGTCTAGTAGGTGCATGTGTATTtatctttcttattttgtttggaaattTCCATCTGGCTATTTAAATACTTAAAGAACTCTGCACATTGACACGGGATATTTCTGAACTCACAGTGGGTATTACTTCGAAGTTTTGTGGCACCATTCACAGCTGAATGTCACATACTGCACAATTCTAAAAGGCTCAGCCCTTTTAGCTTCCTTTTGGGGGTATTCTCAGTCTTTTCCATGAACATTTTTGCATGGATAGGTAGCCCATGTTCATATCAAAGCTGGGGGCCTAACTCATTGACCACCTAAGCTCTTAAATCCAGTAACTCTCATTGTGTGGCCTTTTTCTGATTATATCTAATAGCACAGCTTGGGGTTGTgcatagaaaaaacaaaagcagttcttGCTCCAGATTAATTCTTGCTCTCAGTGAAGAATCATCACTTGTATTCTGTTAGTTCAGACTTCATGTTACTTGAATGCTTCCTTCAACATTTGTCTCACCATTACAGCTATAGCATACCATGCTTTTAAGGAGTTGTATTTCTCAGTCACAAATCCCCATTAAAGAGAAGGATGGGagtgaagaagagagaaaggcaGTGATAACTTTTGGAAGCCACTAACCAATATAAGGTGCTTTACCTGTCTGAAGTGCTTGCATTTCTTTCAGAGCATTTACTTCTCGCCACAATTTGTCAATCTGGGTCTTTAGgtcatctttttcttaaataaaagaaatacagagaaatgaacagatatgcacacacacacacacacaaaatatttatatgttaaaagctgtttcaaaataCCATGGTTTTATGTATTGCTGagatgttttgatttcttttaaatatccTTCCTTAATGAAAGGATTCCTGTAg includes these proteins:
- the CLEC3A gene encoding C-type lectin domain family 3 member A; translated protein: MAQTGLRIFLLISILLLDQTISQASKFKARKHSKRRVKEKDDLKTQIDKLWREVNALKEMQALQTVCLRGTKAHKKCYLISEGTKHFHEANEDCIAKGGTLAIPRNNDETNTLRDYGKKSMPRVSEFWLGVTDMINEGKFVDVNGMALQYFNWDRAQPNGGKRENCVFFSQSSQGKWVDEACHTAKRYICEFLIP